TGGTACGAGCGTCCGCCTGAAAAGCGGAAGGTCGCCGGTTCGACCCCGGCCCCAGCCACCAGCCGATAGGCCCCGTCTCCGGACGGGGCCTATCGCCGTTTACGCCAACCGGTACGCCAACGGGGTCACGACAGGGCGTCCCCGAGCTTTCGCAGGGCCTTGCGCTGCTCGTCCAGCGACGCGTGGGCGTAGACCTTCATGGTCACCCCGATGTCGCTGTGCCCGACGATCTGCCGGACGATGTGCGGCGGCACGCCGAGGTCCAGCAGCAGAGACACCGCCGAGTGACGCAGATCATGGAAGCGAATGTCTAGGCCCAGACGCTTCCGGAGCGGATGCCAGCTCCGACGCAGGTTGTCCGGCTCCAGCGGCGTCCCGATCCGAGACGTGAACACCAACCCGTGTTCCCTCCATTCGATGCCAGCGGCGGCCCGCTCCTGCGCCTGTCGCTCCTGGTGGTCCAGCAGAGCCTTGACCACGAATGGCGGAAGGGGGACGGTCCGCACGGACGACAGCGTCTTCGGCTGCACCAGCCTCAGCGCCCCATCGACCCGCTGGAGGGCCCGCTCCACGATCAGGGATTCCCGATCGAAATTCACTGCGTCCCACCGGAGCCCCAGGAGTTCCCCCCGGCGCATCCCCATGACCAGGGCGAGGACGTACAGAGCGTGCAAGCGGTCGCTCTCCGACTCCCGGAGAAGTAGCCGGGCCTCTGCGATGCTCAGGCCTTTTCCGGAGCTGTACGCGGGCGTGGGGGCCTGAACGAGCTGGGCGATGTTCCGAACGATCAGCTCTTCCCGGACAGCGTTCTGGAGCGCGTTCCGCAGTACCGCGTGGATGGACTGCACCATGCGACGGGAGAGCAGCGTTTTGCAGCACTCCCCCGCTGCGCAGCACTGCGGCTCCGGCCGCTCGTTGTCCCACCCGTGCTTGCAGCACTGGCACTCGGCCGCGACCCTCGCCAGCCACGTCCGGACCTCCGCTGCCCTCAGGGTCCGGATCTTCTTCCGGCCCAGCCCCGGCACGAGGTGCACCCGAACAACGCTCTCGTACCCCTGGTAGGTCTTGGGGCGCCGGTGCACCTTGACCACCTTGGCGAGCCAGTAGGACAGGTAGTCCTCCAGGTTCATGTTCGTGTCCGGGACAGGGATGCCCTGGTTTTCCTGCGCCTGCAAGTCCGTGATCTTCGCGCGGACCTCGTCGCGGGTCTTGCCGTACACGGACACCCGCTTCCGGATGCCGCCGGTCGTCGTTACGTACACGCGACCGTGGTAGGTCCCATCCTTTCGGATGGTGATGCTTCCTTCGCCATTGGCGCGCTTGGCCACTACGCGGCCTCCCTGAGTCGGTCCTGAATGAAGGTGTGCAGCGCGTCGGCCGGCACTCGCCGGGACGCGCCGATCTTGAAGCTCGCGAGCTGCTTGGAGCGGATGAGGTCGTAGACCTTGAAGCGGCTCAGCCGCAGGGCCGCCATGACCTCCGGAACGGTCAGCGCCTCGTGGCTGGTCGGCAGTGCGGTGCTCATCGGAGTGCCTCCTGATGGGCCGGGCCCTCTTCGGCCCTCTTCTGGGAAGTCCGCTACTTCCGCTACCTCCGCTACCGCCCTGGTCAGGGGCGTGATCGTGGTAGCGGATGGTGGTAGCGGTAGCGGATGGGTGCCGCTACCGGCCCGCCGGGCGGGGGCGGGCGGGTAGCGGCTGCACGGGGCGCGGTAGCGGATGATTCGGGGTCGTCCGCTACCGGTTTCGGGGCTGTGACCTGCTAGGTAGCGGAGGTAGCGGATGTAGCGCTTCCTGCGGGGGGCGGGGGGCAGTAGCGGGCCCACGCGTCGGCGAGGTCGGCCGCGTAGTACCCCTTGAGGACCCCCGTGCCGGACTTGATGTTCCGGGCGGCGATGGGGGTGTTGTCGCCGGTCATGTACTCGCGGAGCATCTTCGCCAGCCCGCGCGCGTCCAGGGGCCTGCCGCCCATGTCGGCCCACGGTGCCTCGTCCAGGCTGTGGAGGCGGTCGAGGATGGCGACGGTGGGCAGGCGATCGATGCCGGGGAACACCTGGTCGCGCAGGTCGGTCAGCAGGCGGATGCCGATGCTGCCCTTGTCGTCCTGCTTGGCCGCGTTCACCAGCTCCACGCACGCCGTCCGGGCCCGTTCGGGCCAGGCGCCACCGGCCGCGTCGGCAACCGCGATGAGCGGTTCCCACACGTCGGCCGGGCGGTCGGTGACCTCCTCGGGCATAACGGGGAACACGCCATCGACCTTCGGGCGGACGTGGTCGGCCCACGCGGCGAGCTGGTCGCGCAGGGCGTGGCCCTGGGCGGTGTGGACGCGGGCCCGGAACGGTTCGGCCTTCTCGTTGCGGGCGCGGCGGCGCATGCGGACGATGACGGACCGGGTCAGGATCGTGTCCGGCAGCGAGCCGAGACCCGCGACCGCGACGGCGCAGTACGAGGGGAACGCCACGACGCTCTGGTTGCCGCCGTCCCCGACGCACCGGTAGGTGACCCCGGAGCGGCGGTGCCCGGCGTTCAGGAAGCCGCGCAGCTCCTCGTTCTCCCCGGCCTTGGGGCCGAAGACGGTGTCGATCTCGTCGAACAGGATCGTGGGGCGCCCCTCCGCGCCGGACACGGCCCGGAACAGGGCGGCGGCCGACGCGTTCACCGCCACCATCGGCTGCGGCACCAGCGTCTCCACGATCTCCAGCGCCCGCGACTTCCCCGACCCCGGCTCCGGGGACAGGAACGCCAGGCGTGGCGTGGAGTCGAAGCAGTCCAGCAGGTGCGCGTGCGCGTCCCACAGGGCGACGGCGACGTAGGCGGCTTCGGTGGGGAAGACGTTGAAGCGCCGGTGGAAGGCTTCGACCTCGTTCAGCAGGGCCGCCCCGTCGATGTGCTGCTGAGTCATGCGGCGGTCCTCTCGGTGTGGTGGCGCAGGGGGCAGGCTGTGCGGTGGGCGGTGTGCTCTTCGATCAGGGCGAGGACGCGGCGGTGGCCGATGGCGGAGCGGTTGCGGCCGCACGCGCACACCGACGTGGCCGTGGGCACGGCGCCGCGTCCCGGCGCGGTGATGTGGAGCATGCCGACGATGCGGCGGCCGTCGCCCGGGTGCGGGTCAGGACTGAAGAGGACGCCTTCGGCGGCGACCTTCGGCGCACCACCGCCGCCACGGGCCGGGGCCGGTCCGGCGGGGCGCGGGTGGCTGGTGGTCGGGGTGAGGCTTTTCAGGCGGGGGCGGGGGCTCATGCCGCCTCCCTCGGGCGGGCGGTGCGAATCGTCCAGTCGAGTGCTGAGCGGATGGTGGCGCGGCACTCGGCTGGCGGCAGTCCCGCCGCCTCGCCCGCCTCCTGAAATGCCTCCTCGGCCACGTGCCGGGGGATGTCGCCCCACGCGACGAACCGCCCCACCGCCCTCGCGCCCCGCAGCAACGCGGCGTTCCTGCCGCCCTCCAGCGTCACGGCGACGGCGGCGGTCTCGCGCTCCAGCGCCACCTGAGCGACCCGCGACACGTCCCGGTGAACGACGGGACGGAGGCGGACCGGGGTGGGCTTGCTCGGCGCCCGGAGCATGTCCAGGAGCCAGGCAGGGAGTTCGAGGACGGGCCGGTCGTCCACCACCTCGTACGCCGTGCCATGGACGGTGCTGCCGGGGGCGACGACGTAGCCGCCCCACGCACGCGTATCGACCAGCGGCGCCAGCGTCCCGGCGGTGTTCCTCAGGCGCACCCCGGCGGGGGCGCGGAAGTACAGGTGCTCACCACCGCCCGCAGTCCGCACCCGGAAGGTGGCCGGGACGGCGTGCCCGGCGCGCTCGCAGAGCGCCCCGAAATTCGCCGCGCCGTCAGGCGCGCCCGAACATCCCTTGCCCTTGGGCGCGTCCAGATCGATCACGACCAGCCCGGACGGGCCGGTGGCGACGCCGACGTTGAACGCCCCCGCCGACCAGGCCGCGCGGATGCGGCCGGGGTCGGTGGTGGCGCGCTGCTCCCACTTCACGTGCCCACCCGCGCAGGCGCCGGTACGCGGGCACTGCGCCTCGTGGTGGAGGGCGGGCCGCTTGGCGCCAGGGCGGAGCGGGAAGACGTGCCAGCCCTTCCGGGCAGCGTCCAGGGCGGCGTCGGCGACGTGGCGCGCCCGGGCGCCGTCTCGCCGGATGGGGTCGGGATGGGTCATGCTGGAAGACCTCCGTAGGTCTGTAGCGGACTGGGAGAAGAGGGCGGCCCCGGACTTTGGCGAGTGGGGGCCGCCTTCATGCGGAATGGCTTGTGGTGGGTGTTCAGGGAGGCGGGAGTACCCCCCTCGCCGGGTGTCTTCGAGGGGGTTTCGGGGCTGTGAGCTGGGGTGCCTCCCTGCCTCCCTGCAAGGCCGTTTGAGCAGGTCAAGGCCAGGGATGCGGGTCAGGGAGCCGTTCAGGGAGTTCTCCCTGCCTCCCTGGCCGGCGTGGGGTGCGGTTCCCTCTACTGGGCGGCGGAAGCGGAACCGTCGTTGGTCCGGTTGGCGAGGGCTCGGGCGATGCGGTCGCGGCCGACGACCATGCGGCCGTCGGACTTGTAGGGCTCGGCGCCGGTGCCCTCCAGCACGCGCTTGAGGTCGCCGTTCGTCCACGCCCCGTATGCCTTGGGGTTGGTGGTGGCCAGCCGCTGGAGCACGTCCTGCGTGAGCACGCGGGGGGCGGTGCCGATCACGTGGGCGATGTCCGTCAGCGGGTCGGTCGGCTCGTCGGTGTCGATCACCCGCAGGGTGGTGACCCCGTCGCGCAGGGCCCGCGCCCGTGCGGCCACCTCGGCCGCGGCTTCGGTGTCGATGTAGTGCGTCCGGACGGTGATGGACGCTTGCCCGGCCGGGATGTCGATGCCGTCGGAGGCGACAACGAGGGTGCCCTTGTCCAGGCCCTGCCGGAGCAGGTGCGGGGCGGCGCCGCCGTCCACGGCCTTGTCCCCGAGCGCCATGCGGGCCTGCGACTCGGTGCCCAGGGCGAGGGAGGCGCGGGTGTGGGCGCCTTCCCGGACGAGCTTGGGGAGGTTCTGGTCGGTGGGGTCCTGCGTGCCCTGCCACAGCAGCACGTTCACCGCCCGCCCCTGGTTGTGGATCTTCCGTGCCGCCATGAAGTACCGGGAGGTGGCCTTGGAGCCGCCGTAGGGGCGCTTCTCCTCGTCCACGGCCGGGCACATGAACGCGACCTGCGCTTCATCCACGAGGACGATGAGCGGGGGGAAGGCGGTGCCGGGCGGGGCGGTCAGGCGCCGCTCCATCTCCGTGACCCCGGACTCGACCATCTCGGTCGCCTGGATGACGTGGTCGTCGGTGGGGCCCTGGATGAGGACGGTGGCGATCCCGTCGAACATCGCCCAGTCCCCGGCGCCCTTCAGGTCCGCGATCCGGAACTCCACCGTCGGGTCAAGGGCGAGCCACAGGGCGAGCGCGCGGACGGCGGCGGTCTTGCCCTGGTTGGACAGGCCGGTGACGAGCATGTGCCGCTGATACAGGCTCAAGGCGGCGGCATCCCCGCGCAGGTCCTGCCCCCACGGCGCCTTGCCCTTCTTGTAGTCCGCCCGCAGATCGGTGTCCAGGACGAGCGGGGACGGCCCGATCGGCTCGTCCAGCGCTCCCGAATCAGCGATCCACAGCCGGACCGTGCGGGCCGCCTGGGGGATGGTGATGAACACTTCGTGCTCGTGCCGGGACAGGTTCTCCGCGAGCTTCCGCCGCCGCCCCTGCACCTCCTGCGTCGACACCCCCGACGGCAAGGTGACATCGACTTCCACGCCGCATCCGGCAATCTTGATGGGGCTGAGCATCGCGGCGCCGGCGTCGCCCATCTCCTTGATGGCCTTCCGCAACGGCGCGATACCCAGATCCCGCAGGGCGGTGACGACGACGGACGGCGTGATCGGCGCCCCGGCGTCGCTTCCGCGCTGCTGGGCGGGAAGGGCCCACTGCGGCGCCGCCTGCTGGTGGCGCCCGACCGCCCACAGCCCGCACAGCGCCAGCCACGGACCAAGGGTGACCAGCGGCCCCCACACCACGGTCGCGATGACCACGACCAGCCGGCACAGCTCCACCAGCGCCATGAGCGGCACCACCACGTCGCCCGGCTGCTTCGTCGCCACCGCGAGCGCGACGCCGAGCAGCAGCAGACCGGCGAGGGTGCCGCCGGTGGCGTAGGCGGCGTTCTTCACCAGCCGCTCCGGGGAGGTCAGCAGGTCCATGCGCCGTTGGTGACGCGCCGCGCGGTACTGCCGTCCACGCTCCTCCCACTCGGCGGCCGCCTCCAGGTTCCCGGCGGCCTCGGCCGCGCGGATCATCCGCTCGTACCGCGCCGCCGTACGGCCGTCCCACGCCCGGCGCGCCACGATCCGCGTCCCGCCGACCACGTACGAGCCGTGCCGGACCACGGCCCGCCCGGCGGCCCGCGTCCGCTCATCCCGCGCCACCCGCACCACCGCCCGGCTCGTCCGGTGCCACAGCGGGACCGGACGCGCCTCGGTGGCCTCCAGCGGCACGGGGACCGTGTCCGGGGCGTCCGGGGCAGGCGTTTCGGCGGTGTCGGGGGGTGGGTCCTTGAAGAGGTGTACGACGTTGTCCGTCATGCTTGAGGCTCCTGTCTGCCCACGGTGTGGGCGGATGAGGGCCCGGAGCGGCCGACGTTTTTTGGCCGGGGTGGCGGCCGCTCCGGGGCGCGGTCAGTGGGTGCGGCGGGCGCGGGCGTAGTCGTCGATGGTGCAACCGGCGTTCTCGGCGGCGGTCAGCGCGCGGTCGGCCAGGGCGGCGGCGTGGCGTGCGTGGTCGGATTCGATGCCGTGCTGGACGCCGATGCGGACCATCTCCTTGCAGGCGGCGACGGCGAGTGCGGCGAGCTGCTGCTTGCTGGTCATACGGTCCCCTTGTGGCGGCGGGCCGGGCTGTCCGGCTCCCCTCACCACCCCCGCGCGAGCGGGGGTGGATCGGGCAGGCGGCAGGACGGCGGGCTCAGCGCCGGGGGTATCCGTGGCCGGTGGGCGGGTAGGTGTCGGCGGCCTTGTCGGTCATCAGGCCCTCCATGACGACCGACTGGAAGTCGGCGTCCAGGCCGGTCGTCGGCTCGTGCTGGAACGCGTCGTCCGCCCGGTCCAGGAGCCGACGGGTGCGGGCGTCGTCGGCGGCGGGCGTCTCGCTACTGCTGCGGCGGAACAGGCCCATGAGGCCACTCCTCGTGCTGCTGGTGGGGGTAGGCGCAGGGCACGCACCTGCCGAGCGACGGCGGGATGCAGTACCCGGCATCACGTCGGCAGCTCGGGCACGTGCGCCGCGCGGCCATGGCGCGCTGGAGCGCGGCGGCCCGGCCCGGCGTCATGGGCCGGACGGGCTTGGCGAGGTCGATGCGGTAGAGGTAGGCGACCAGCGGGCCGCGCCGTCGGCGCGGCCGTTCGAGCTGGGCGGCCACCGGCTGGCCGCCGGGCCGAAGCCCGCGTGCCCTCAGCTGGCGGCGGGTGGCGAGCCCGTCGGGGGCCAGGCGCCATCGGTAGACGGGCAGGGCGCCCATCACGCGACGCGCTTCCACGCGGCGCGCAGGCGGGTCTCGGATGCGGAGTGTCCGGCGGCGCGGAAGCGGGTGGCCATCTCCCGGTAGGACAGGGCCGGGGTTTCGCTGTGGCGGATCTCGTCCCCCAGCCGGTCCAGCTCCGCATCGGTGAGCGCGGGTGCCGCGTCCAGCGCGGGCACCGGGTTGCTCGGCCCCCACACCGGCAGCTCCCAGGA
This genomic window from Streptomyces thermolilacinus SPC6 contains:
- a CDS encoding bifunctional DNA primase/polymerase; amino-acid sequence: MTHPDPIRRDGARARHVADAALDAARKGWHVFPLRPGAKRPALHHEAQCPRTGACAGGHVKWEQRATTDPGRIRAAWSAGAFNVGVATGPSGLVVIDLDAPKGKGCSGAPDGAANFGALCERAGHAVPATFRVRTAGGGEHLYFRAPAGVRLRNTAGTLAPLVDTRAWGGYVVAPGSTVHGTAYEVVDDRPVLELPAWLLDMLRAPSKPTPVRLRPVVHRDVSRVAQVALERETAAVAVTLEGGRNAALLRGARAVGRFVAWGDIPRHVAEEAFQEAGEAAGLPPAECRATIRSALDWTIRTARPREAA
- a CDS encoding DUF3631 domain-containing protein; amino-acid sequence: MTQQHIDGAALLNEVEAFHRRFNVFPTEAAYVAVALWDAHAHLLDCFDSTPRLAFLSPEPGSGKSRALEIVETLVPQPMVAVNASAAALFRAVSGAEGRPTILFDEIDTVFGPKAGENEELRGFLNAGHRRSGVTYRCVGDGGNQSVVAFPSYCAVAVAGLGSLPDTILTRSVIVRMRRRARNEKAEPFRARVHTAQGHALRDQLAAWADHVRPKVDGVFPVMPEEVTDRPADVWEPLIAVADAAGGAWPERARTACVELVNAAKQDDKGSIGIRLLTDLRDQVFPGIDRLPTVAILDRLHSLDEAPWADMGGRPLDARGLAKMLREYMTGDNTPIAARNIKSGTGVLKGYYAADLADAWARYCPPPPAGSATSATSAT
- a CDS encoding helix-turn-helix domain-containing protein, which codes for MSTALPTSHEALTVPEVMAALRLSRFKVYDLIRSKQLASFKIGASRRVPADALHTFIQDRLREAA
- a CDS encoding cell division protein FtsK → MTDNVVHLFKDPPPDTAETPAPDAPDTVPVPLEATEARPVPLWHRTSRAVVRVARDERTRAAGRAVVRHGSYVVGGTRIVARRAWDGRTAARYERMIRAAEAAGNLEAAAEWEERGRQYRAARHQRRMDLLTSPERLVKNAAYATGGTLAGLLLLGVALAVATKQPGDVVVPLMALVELCRLVVVIATVVWGPLVTLGPWLALCGLWAVGRHQQAAPQWALPAQQRGSDAGAPITPSVVVTALRDLGIAPLRKAIKEMGDAGAAMLSPIKIAGCGVEVDVTLPSGVSTQEVQGRRRKLAENLSRHEHEVFITIPQAARTVRLWIADSGALDEPIGPSPLVLDTDLRADYKKGKAPWGQDLRGDAAALSLYQRHMLVTGLSNQGKTAAVRALALWLALDPTVEFRIADLKGAGDWAMFDGIATVLIQGPTDDHVIQATEMVESGVTEMERRLTAPPGTAFPPLIVLVDEAQVAFMCPAVDEEKRPYGGSKATSRYFMAARKIHNQGRAVNVLLWQGTQDPTDQNLPKLVREGAHTRASLALGTESQARMALGDKAVDGGAAPHLLRQGLDKGTLVVASDGIDIPAGQASITVRTHYIDTEAAAEVAARARALRDGVTTLRVIDTDEPTDPLTDIAHVIGTAPRVLTQDVLQRLATTNPKAYGAWTNGDLKRVLEGTGAEPYKSDGRMVVGRDRIARALANRTNDGSASAAQ
- a CDS encoding RRQRL motif-containing zinc-binding protein — its product is MGALPVYRWRLAPDGLATRRQLRARGLRPGGQPVAAQLERPRRRRGPLVAYLYRIDLAKPVRPMTPGRAAALQRAMAARRTCPSCRRDAGYCIPPSLGRCVPCAYPHQQHEEWPHGPVPPQQ
- a CDS encoding site-specific integrase produces the protein MAKRANGEGSITIRKDGTYHGRVYVTTTGGIRKRVSVYGKTRDEVRAKITDLQAQENQGIPVPDTNMNLEDYLSYWLAKVVKVHRRPKTYQGYESVVRVHLVPGLGRKKIRTLRAAEVRTWLARVAAECQCCKHGWDNERPEPQCCAAGECCKTLLSRRMVQSIHAVLRNALQNAVREELIVRNIAQLVQAPTPAYSSGKGLSIAEARLLLRESESDRLHALYVLALVMGMRRGELLGLRWDAVNFDRESLIVERALQRVDGALRLVQPKTLSSVRTVPLPPFVVKALLDHQERQAQERAAAGIEWREHGLVFTSRIGTPLEPDNLRRSWHPLRKRLGLDIRFHDLRHSAVSLLLDLGVPPHIVRQIVGHSDIGVTMKVYAHASLDEQRKALRKLGDALS